From Triticum urartu cultivar G1812 chromosome 2, Tu2.1, whole genome shotgun sequence, a single genomic window includes:
- the LOC125533700 gene encoding ribosomal L1 domain-containing protein 1-like has product MMASAPAPNPRLGREAVVRAVGALLRWLKHHPSPAPEPIYLLVTLKTAPVRRFEHHLSLPLSPFPSIFLVADRLPDELPDDIETLPSSALRSLPAVARRGLVLVDSRLKIPSSGKGAKGRGRIVPVDLADPAWAESAREAARRVELRVEAGTCRAVRVGHAAMAPEEAVENVVAALEAAAACVPRKWRNVRALHLKAPESIALPLYSAPGTGGNDDSKDAERQAATAVEQGRVKRGRKE; this is encoded by the coding sequence aTGATGGCTTCCGCCCCCGCGCCCAATCCCCGCCTCGGCCGCGAGGCCGTGGTCCGCGCGGTGGGCGCGCTTCTCCGGTGGCTCAAGCACCACCCCTCCCCGGCGCCGGAGCCCATCTACCTCCTCGTCACCTTGAAGACCGCCCCCGTCCGCCGGTTCGAGCACCATCTCAGCCTTCCACTCTCCCCATTCCCCTCCATCTTCCTCGTCGCCGACCGCCTCCCGGACGAGCTCCCCGACGACATCGAGACGCTCCCCTCCTCCGCGCTCCGCTCCCTCCCCGCCGTCGCGCGCCGCGGCCTGGTCCTCGTCGACAGCCGGCTCAAGATCCCCAGCAGCGGCAAGGGCGCCAAGGGCCGCGGCAGGATCGTGCCCGTCGACCTCGCCGACCCGGCGTGGGCCGAGTCCGCGAGGGAGGCGGCGCGCCGCGTCGAGCTCCGCGTGGAGGCCGGCACGTGCCGCGCCGTGCGGGTGGGGCACGCGGCGATGGCGCCGGAAGAGGCGGTGGAGAACGTGGTGGCCGCGCTGGAGGCGGCCGCCGCGTGCGTGCCCAGGAAGTGGAGGAACGTGCGGGCGCTGCACCTGAAGGCACCCGAGTCGATCGCGCTGCCTCTCTACTCGGCGCCGGGCACCGGCGGCAATGACGATTCGAAGGACGCGGAGCGTCAGGCCGCTACTGCGGTGGAGCAGGGGAGGGTaaagaggggaaggaaagagTAG
- the LOC125533699 gene encoding GPI-anchored protein LLG1-like: protein MGSTGATAVLLSCVVLSIVAAGSAASDKPLIISNAALLASPPEASSSSGRKLGGFMEAGLCPLQLEHLKQMGKVQSSCLGQATPQPRCCTAFKDFVCPYGATMNDIDNGCAGEMMATIQELCKVPKGYFAMCGDSPQGITC from the exons ATGGGTTCCACCGGCGCCACCGCCGTCCTTCTGTCCTGCGTCGTGCTGTCCATTGTCGCCGCCGGCTCCGCCGCGTCGGACAAACCGCTCATCATATCAA ATGCGGCCCTTTTAGCCTCGCCCCCGGAGGCATCGTCGTCGTCCGGCCGCAAACTGGGGGGCTTCATGGAGGCAG GGCTGTGCCCGCTGCAGCTGGAGCATCTGAAGCAGATGGGCAAGGTACAGAGCAGCTGCTTGGGACAGGCGACCCCGCAGCCGCGGTGCTGCACGGCGTTCAAGGACTTCGTGTGCCCCTACGGGGCCACGATGAACGACATCGACAACGGCTGCGCCGGGGAGATGATGGCGACGATCCAGGAGCTCTGCAAGGTGCCCAAGGGCTACTTCGCCATGTGCGGGGATTCACCCCAGGGCATCACGTGCTGA